The following proteins are co-located in the Sardina pilchardus chromosome 24, fSarPil1.1, whole genome shotgun sequence genome:
- the LOC134072587 gene encoding inactive phospholipase C-like protein 2 — translation MADHSEEQNKRLSAHMNGFKAMVPNNKETHTGVSNGGCEVTKGQRHAEDQSPEVEPARVTELKEDDAGIPRRSSIIKDGSRRGRDRKKTVSFGGMPGSRKISSVSGCLSRMQEGSELRKLRPGLRLYSRYYLLEADQRSVRWEPSKKDPGKARLPLAEVREVRTGRNSDVFRASGVAELVAEDCAFSLVYGDDYDTLDLVASSPEVANIWVTGLRYLISQGSHGAGAHTHPAHTHTHAHTHAQAAEAGGGGGGGGEEGRDDLQLSWLSREFSEVAVVSGGRKDDDGAGDWLSVSEATDLIEKLSPGVRSSHIRTRLRELLRGDTDSPGTPPHTPPHTPPPHASSHVSLQHFTQAFHDVSTRPEIYFLLVQHSAGKDFLDARDVARFLETEQGVARAGEDSARALVERYEPSALGRRLGRLSLSGLTRFLDSRECGVLDPLHEAVCEDMTRPLAHYYISSSHNTHVTEAQVPAVSAIGGYERALRLGCRCLELDVWEGPHGRPAVSKGHTHSAIHTNAPPLAFREVVQTVGKMAFLTSEYPLILCLENHCSVAQQRIMVRDLQEAFGERLHRGLLSNEDGCLPSPHDLRGKVLLLGNRPLPEPQHGEAEEITQKASGTGGTSSSSSSSSSSSSRRVPLCPELSALIALCHADPPANNEFPSPSSSSAPCCVVTCFREALASRHAAERGAELVELAKRRLLRVRPSLMRVDSSNPDPLGFWKAGLQMVALNVQTEGTMLSLHRGWFRRNGACGYTLRPAIMRQQVAYFSANERGALPGVPPQTLHLRVISGRCLPKPRGGGAKGDVLDPYVTVAIHGIAADCAERRTNTVPQNGESPVFDQSFQFQVNLPELALLRFVVLDDFSIGDDFIGQYTLPLDCVQSGFRHVPLLSAEGEELVHARLLVHVAMTERRGGGKAHKRGLSVRKGWRGRHYTLLQELGLRALDDVFKNAGQPLRDATDLRENMQESLEAFKEMCGVSVLANITQCVLTLGSRVAGSEEAPLLLFDLSQPYPTMHQQGVLPDALRKIASVYHTMMQASKAVMEESEGVHSKILQTHHRAMEFHEHLQTLAGKEGMKGRKLNRAVESFTWNITILKGQADLLKHEKAEVQELLKQLNCAAQTANLSLSPNTVREGRTNHDSSDGGLDVW, via the exons ATGGCCGATCACAGTGAGGAACAAAACAAACGATTGTCCGCTCATATGAACGGATTCAAAGCGATGGTGCCGAACAACAAGGAGACACATACGGGGGTTTCGAACGGGGGCTGTGAGGTGACCAAAGGGCAGCGGCATGCAGAAGATCAGAGTCCCGAGGTCGAACCGGCTCGAGTCACGGAATTGAAGGAGGACGACGCAGGTATTCCACGGAGAAGCAGCATCATTAAG GATGGCTCGCGGCGTGGGCGCGACCGTAAGAAGACGGTGTCGTTCGGCGGGATGCCGGGCTCCCGCAAGATCAGCTCGGTGTCCGGCTGCCTGAGCCGCATGCAGGAGGGCAGTGAGCTGCGCAAGCTGCGGCCCGGCCTGCGCCTCTACAGCCGCTACTACCTCCTGGAGGCCGACCAGCGCAGCGTCCGCTGGGAGCCGTCCAAGAAGGACCCCGGGAAGGCGCGGCTGCCGCTGGCCGAGGTGCGCGAGGTCCGAACCGGCCGCAACTCGGACGTCTTCCGGGCCAGCGGAGTGGCCGAGCTGGTGGCGGAGGACTGCGCCTTCTCGCTGGTCTACGGCGACGATTACGACACGCTGGACTTGGTGGCCAGCTCGCCCGAGGTGGCCAACATCTGGGTGACGGGCCTGCGCTACCTCATCTCCCAGGGGAGCCACGGCgccggcgcgcacacacaccccgcgcacacacacacgcacgcgcacacacacgcgcaggcgGCGGAGGCtggaggcggaggaggcggaggaggcgaGGAGGGCCGCGATGACCTGCAGCTCTCGTGGCTGTCCAGGGAGTTCTCGGAGGTGGCGGTGGTCAGCGGGGGGAGGAAGGACGACGATGGCGCCGGCGACTGGCTGAGCGTGAGCGAGGCCACCGACCTCATCGAGAAGCTGAGCCCCGGCGTGCGGAGCAGCCACATCCGGACGCGTCTGCGCGAGCTCCTCCGCGGGGACACAGACTCTCCGGGGACGCCcccgcacacccccccccacaccccgcCCCCGCACGCGTCCTCGCACGTCTCGCTGCAGCACTTCACGCAGGCCTTCCACGACGTCAGCACGCGGCCCGAGATCTACTTCCTGCTCGTCCAGCACTCGGCCGGCAAGGACTTCCTGGACGCGCGCGACGTGGCGCGCTTCCTGGAGACGGAGCAGGGCGTGGCGCGGGCGGGCGAGGACTCGGCGCGGGCGCTCGTGGAGCGCTACGAGCCGTCCGCCTTGGGCCGGCGCCTGGGCCGCCTCTCGCTGAGCGGCCTCACGCGCTTCCTGGACTCGCGCGAGTGCGGCGTGCTGGACCCGCTCCACGAGGCCGTGTGCGAGGACATGACGCGGCCGCTCGCCCACTACTACATCAGCTCCTCGCACAACACGCACGTCACCGAGGCCCAGGTGCCCGCCGTCAGCGCCATCGGCGGGTACGAGCGGGCGCTGAGGCTCGGCTGCCGCTGCCTGGAGCTGGACGTCTGGGAGGGTCCGCACGGCCGGCCGGCGGTCAGCAAGGGCCACACGCACTCGGCCATACACACCAACGCCCCGCCGCTGGCGTTCCGCGAGGTGGTGCAGACGGTGGGCAAGATGGCGTTCCTGACGTCGGAGTACCCGCTCATCCTGTGTCTGGAGAACCACTGCTCCGTGGCGCAGCAGAGGATCATGGTGCGCGACCTGCAGGAGGCCTTCGGCGAACGGCTGCACCGAGGGTTGCTCAGCAACGAGGACGGGTGCCTCCCGTCGCCGCACGACCTCAGGGGCAAGGTCCTGTTGCTAGGCAACAGGCCTCTCCCAGAGCCGCAGCACGGCGAGGCGGAAGAGATTACCCAGAAGGCCTCGGGGACCGGGgggacatcatcatcatcatcatcgtcgtcgtctTCGTCTTCGCGGCGCGTCCCTCTCTGTCCGGAACTCTCGGCGCTGATCGCGCTCTGCCACGCCGACCCTCCGGCCAACAACGAGTTCCcgtcgccctcctcctcctccgccccgtGCTGCGTGGTCACCTGCTTCCGCGAGGCGCTGGCCAGCCGGCACGCGGCCGAGCGCGGCGCGGAGCTGGTGGAGCTGGCCAAGCGGCGGCTGCTGCGCGTGCGTCCCAGCCTGATGCGCGTGGACTCCAGCAACCCCGACCCGCTGGGCTTCTGGAAGGccggcctgcagatggtggcGCTCAACGTCCAGACGGAGGGCACCATGCTCAGCCTCCACCGCGGGTGGTTCCGGCGAAACGGCGCCTGCGGCTACACCCTGCGCCCCGCCATCATGCGCCAGCAGGTGGCGTACTTCAGCGCCAACGAGCGCGGGGCCCTGCCGGGCGTGCCGCCTCAGACGCTGCACCTGAGGGTCATCAGCGGCCGCTGCCTGCCCAAGCCGCGGGGGGGAGGGGCCAAGGGGGACGTGCTGGACCCCTACGTCACCGTGGCCATCCACGGAATCGCCGCCGACTGCGCCGAGAGACGCACCAACACCGTGCCGCAGAACGGAGAGAGTCCCGTCTTTGACCAGAGCTTCCAGTTTCAG gtgAACCTACCTGAGTTGGCTCTGCTGCGCTTCGTGGTGCTGGACGACTTCTCCATCGGCGACGACTTCATCGGCCAGTACACCCTCCCGCTGGACTGCGTCCAGTCGGGCTTCCGGCACGTTCCGCTGCTGTCGGCCGAGGGCGAGGAGCTGGTGCACGCGCGGCTGCTGGTGCACGTGGCCATGACGGAGCGGCGCGGCGGGGGCAAGGCCCACAAGAGAGGCCTGTCCGTCAGGAAGGGCTGGCGCGGCCGCCACTACAcgctgctgcaggagctgggCCTCAGGGCCCTGGACGACGTCTTCAAGAACGCCGGCCAGCCGCTCAGAGACGCCACCGACCTGCGGGAGAACATGCAG GAATCTTTGGAGGCCTTTAAGgagatgtgtggtgtgtctgtgctggCTAACATCACTCAGTGTGTGTTGACCCTGGGGTCAAGGGTCGCAGGGTCAGAGGAAGCGCCCTTGCTGCTGTTTGACCTCAGCCAGCCGTACCCCACCATGCACCAACAGGGGGTGCTACCAGACGCCTTGCGGAAGATCGCCTCTGTTTACCAcacg ATGATGCAGGCAAGTAAAGCAGTCATGGAGGAATCAGAAGGAGTCCACAGCAAGATCCTTCAGACACACCACCGag cCATGGAGTTCCATGAGCATCTTCAGACGTTAGCTGGGAAGGAGGGGATGAAGGGCCGGAAGCTCAACAGAGCAGTGGAGAGTTTTACCTGGAACATCACCATACTGAAG ggccaGGCTGACTTGCTGAAGCATGAGAAGGCTGAGGTTCAGGAGCTTCTGAAGCAGCTCAACTGCGCAGCCCAAACAGCTAACCTGAGCCTCAGCCCAAACACGGTCAGAGAAGGAAGAACCAATCATGACTCCTCTGACGGAGGGTTGGATGTGTGgtag